TTAAAAGGCTTTATAATTGATACTGTTACTAACTGTCCAACTAGCAGAGATTTTCAAACCTTCTAAACTAGATAATCAGATAATCTGCAGAAAGGTTAAGTTTTTGAAAATAGCCACAAGTTGTACCTTGTATTTTCTTATTTACTGGTTTCACTCTTCAAATGAACAAAAGCATCATCGGAACATACAATTTACAGTTGGCTGACAGCATTAAAGATTgtgtttaaagttggctgacagctctATACATAAAACTAGCTGTACTATAGTACTGTTAACTAAAGTACTACAGTACAGAcagtttaaccctttaactgctctggacctGTCCATGTGTGCTCAGGATGTGTTAACACACGCCACCAGTCCTACCTAGTACTCTGAACAGGTCTGTTCAACATTTAAATTCTTACATAATCTGAGTTCAGACCAACAtgacacattcagagtaccaggtagaaggatagGTGGCGTGTgtaaacatgttcagagcacacagggacaggtacaaaggcgcacaCATTAATGCGTcgagagcagttaaagggttaatgtcCAGAGCTGTCAACCAAGTTTGAACTGTATACTCTGTTGAcactcttgttcatttgaagagcaaaaccggtaaataaaatatacaaagtgTGACTTGTGGCCATTTTCAAAACTTAGTTTTAACAGTCACTCCCACTGAAGGTAATGCCTCCTTTTGCACAAAGAGTGTTTCaatattgacatcttcaacttttatagtcctgtcttcctcagttgcgtgtaatattacggtatattaataatttttacttatggaccgtctgacagcaactgaataaaacacaaatttagtgccatacgcgtttcgcctttattttctgcaaggcatcatcagtggcaggttgcgtggacaatttcctacatattacgctcctgttgcatttttggtgttgttgttcttcttatgaacgccaatttgcggtgtttttcgccattccacaacactatgcacagaacgcttgttttaaagcaatgttttggtttctgttgacgactgtttcaatattatgatttttttttttttttcccagtgaTCCCCGAATTTCATGCCTTATGCCTGATGGAAGCATCCCTCTCTTGATTAGTGTTCGGCATTCTACTGCATACATGCAGTTGGCGCACACATACAATGTAATAAACACAAAATCTGTtgacattaaaaagaaaattatatcaaCTTATCTTCTTAGCTATTTTTTCTACAAAGCATCTGCTTACCCAAATTAATGGATTTGAAGATACCTGCCAACTGCGTAACAAAGAATAATGTCCACTGGAGGTGAGTCTCTACTGACAGCATGTCCAGTAAATATTAAGAAAGAATAAGAAACAACAGTTACCGAGTACAGCTAAGGCAGGAGTAACCACTGTTTTTTTTCCTATTATGTTGCTGCTATTTTGACAATTTAATATTTTGAATGTGTAACCAGACATAGAATATGTCACTTACAATAATGAACTGTTAATACAgactatgaaatagaattaaatTACAGGCAAAACCATGATGGGATCAGAGGGGTACAATGAGTGACTGAATGAACAAAACATTTATTCCTTAAACTCCActgtaacattaaaaaatatatacttACCCTTGAAGGAGGCAAGTCAGTTTTGTAGTGCAACCATCCAAACCATTCAGCTGGAACTTGACTTCCATCATAATCTACACCCACATTATCAGCATATTCAACCCACCTATTTCGACCTACAAACAAACATTCTTCTTCATATTGATTCAAACATAaaaggggtcgacagaagcgtccaatcccacgcgtctgctttgacccgtgacgtaagggtgttgtcgtgtgtgacgtcatgacggcgcggactttggtttgagtgtggctgtctccagttctgttttatcttattttgtttacttttctgatctgttcgttctatcccgtgagatttttttttttttttaaagacaaaaaacactaatcagctactgaagcatctttatcttctatgggttgcaagGGTTACGaaccctggggaggtgggtgggtattcatgcatggctgtcttcacttacacattgtagctacgcaagacgtctaaatttgtttatattcagtttgccccccccccccaaaaaaaacaccccatttcccgcgcttgtcccgttagtgtcattaggcttcttgtggaaagtgtgtgtgtgtgtttgtttttgtttccgtcatatttgtgacgtcatgggtcaaaacagacgggcgggatcggacgcttccgtatttcccataaAAGCAGTAAGTGATGCATAGTTTATttcacacatacacaaaatatCAAATCAATTTAGTCAGTGTCACACAATAGTTTACTGGTGAGTAATATCCTGTTGAGTTTTTAGAGAAAAATATTCATATGTATCATGTACAAAGaatacaaagaaataaagaaaattaatacaaGCAAAATCTGCAGAATCAGTTTAACAACAGAGATCTTCAACTGAGAAGCAGGAGTAGCAAGCTCATTCCTTTGATTTACAAAACTATTCATTAAATAtccaatttacttttctgttcaagGACAAGAACAGCAGAGTAGACAGCTGTCTTTAGCAAGCACCTTGCATAATTTGAAACCACCAAATGATTTGCCTTGCTCTTGGCTTGATACAAAATAAATGTACAGAATTTTAGATTTGCAGACAAGTATTGTGGAAAACAGTATAGGTTACAGACTTTGATAAAATATGACTGCTGACTTAAATTGTTGACAATTGATGGggtgaatccaaaaggcaaaaggggggggggggggggaggttctggAGGGAGATGGCAGAAGCAATCACCAACAAAAAGTACGGAACAATAACGAGTGAAATGTACAAAATAAACTTCTAGTATGATACAGATTGTCTTTAGTAACACGTGTTTATTTTCCTACAGATGAAGGCATTGTGCAAGGGATAGGAGTAACTTAAAAACATATGCAGAGAACATGTGACTGACATCAGTTTTTCCAATATGAAAATTTACATTCTAATTACTCTAGTCATTGACATAGAAGGTAGTGTTCAGTCTAATGCAAGGAGTACATTGAACATGTTAAAACATAAACAGATGGGATACTTTCCATTAGCAGTAACACTTGCAAATGGTCACCTTGGTACAAGCAGCTTTTTCCCCACTAATGCTATTTCTTTACTTAAGTATCATTACTGAGTGGTGCAATGAAATCACATGGGTTCTTAACGAATTTTACGCACAAACGGGATAAACGTACTCTTGAGTCTTCAACGCGCTCTAatgtaaaattcaagtaatttttgTATAAGTGTGTCATTCCACCGTAAAAttcgtgtaatttttgtaaaactaTGTCATACCATTACTCATTCACACATCACAGCTCAGAAGGTTGTTTAACGGACTCGGGAAAAAATGATTACAGTTATCCAACCTAAATCGGAATTATCCACCTTTTTAACCACTGGCAACAAATCAACTTCAAATATTAACCTTAACTGACATACTTTTCTTACCCCTAATGAAACAATGGAACTGTATACTTTTACACTGTTGTTTTACGTTGATTCTTGCTTTCGTTTCTCCTGATTCCTGTGGTATTTTTAGCGGTGTCCCATCAAGCTACTTTAACAACAAACGGTTCTATATTGTTACTACCCTGTGACGAGCTACAGTTGAACTACAACACAAGAAAATAATGTCCAAAGTGAAAAATACTAACCATAGAAGTACATCTTGTTCTCATAATATTTGTTACCATACTTGTCTTCTCCTATCAAAGTGCCAACTTTCGCATCATCCATCCTAGAACATAATATTGCcgtaaatttaagaaaattttcataattatcgGTAGTTGTTCAAAACAATTTATGTCTCTATGCCCTCTCACCTATATAGTTTGTATAAAGTGCCTCGTATTCCCCcatttacttttattatttcaaaaagtcTCGCAATTTTATCAAGTGCCAAATACTTCTGCATTTTCGCACCTCCTCTCTCCTCACAAAAACATTAGTGATTTACGACCAAAGAACTTTAAATAGTAGAATAGCTACAAGGGTCAGAACACGCCAACATCGCTGAGAACgcgcatagagtaaatatctctggagtaagCATAGCGTtctgcgcatgttctcaacattaaaccaggatagtcacgtgttttcgggacttcgctgtacGTGTGTCctttccgcagagtttgaagtttataatatcaagaatgTTTTCACCGTTTGTCGATAGTGTaacagcgatggtgaattactgctgttgctacggatgcaaaggaaaatatgtgaaaggagggatgtaAATTTTCAcgggtactatgtttaaaaatttcgagacacattataattaaggcttgaatctgtagacctatttttctacgatctTATGActgtataatagatattacggttagtacaaaagcttacaaacaatcgcttcctctcgtaaatttgctagtggaactggaaagggaatggttagttgtttcagcaaatttttcagtgacttgtcgattatgtatatagatttgaaagacgagagacagataaattcaatacagtgggagtctgtaattgtctttgtataatatgtgtgtccaaacaattttgtttactataaagttacaatAGGAGCCCATGCTGAGTGTGTGTAGGACATGgggaatgattatgtgtgatttatattttagtttcacgAAGGATGAACAACGAGAAAAGATGTGGCTCCAaaaaataaggaggagtaattttgtccccgcaaaatattccaaagtatgttgaaaacactttgaagaggaatgtttagacagagaaaaatttggatgtgtgtggctgaaggtagatgctataccaactatttttaattttccacagcacctaccACCAATTTCTacattcagcttaaatacattttctgcacaaatcaaataaaaaaacacaatagtgtagctaatcaaagtatacattcatcttctttggtgtattttgccctcagtttattttcttcaccatttgattaagaagcgcaaaatattagtaaacatgtccccaaactctttcatttgtgtcactttccacttcccttaatggtgatatgggttgactgttacatgaccaactgtatttgctttacagtacatttattctccgatcgccttttcccccccttcttactcagtctacaatttatttaataaactgtgagcaagtacgtaaaatgcattaaataaacacttcaaagtgtcaccagtaagaaaaattgtgctttaggtcgcaaaaacgagaaaataaatacgcagaaatagcagaaaaaaggacgaattagtagGGATAtcatcgctaatgtgtggcaaattcggtgcttttcagacacttgcaaaagtactagcgtactgtcaagtcctTTTgccagactatcactgcaaaaatgtatgtcaggctctgtaatactataaaatgccgtatcataccgaaaactaccaaacatCGAGTGCATCTGATCTGTTACCCCTATCGCGAAGAAGCAGCATGCAATAGCACGTGCCCTTAAAAgatacgtagctggtttattcctggtgtcaaatggatactgttaaaatgtctgcgcaacctATATAAATAATCTACGACacatacgaaaagaatccgtctgtactagggatgtagtgacattcgaaatatacagggcgctatacggacaaacacacgtcctaagaacacgtgaccaggccggcaatgcaTGCTGACAACACAAAatttgttctgcgcatgtgaatgctcactccacagatatttactctatgagtaCGCGCATAGATATTTACTCTAAGAGAACGCGGTAAGATTGGTCTGTGACTATGTACAAATCCAGAGATTACTGGCCTGCAGTTATAGATTCTGCCAAGAATCTGCTCAGTGTAACAGCCAATTCAGAGTGCCGTCATGTCCCTTCAAAACATTCTGCAACGAAATTCAAATGGCGGCATCCACACTGGTCGTCCCTTTCCGTTAAGTCACGTCACTGCACCGTCAAGTTTTGTAGGGTACAAAGTTTTGACGGCTGACGCCATCCTTCCATTGTTGATCACATGATCTCACAACTCATTTCTAGTGCTGTGTTTGAACACGACTCGAACTGTTCAAACAGTTTAGATCATAGTTTGGGGAATCTTGAGCTCTGTTTGATCTTTTGATTAGCCTGCAACCCAGTGATTTTTGTTGGTGCTATCAGAAAGACCAGTTCAACTGAAGAACGGAATACAACCAGTGGGCTTTTACCAATGACGTCACAGCTaactcatagatattaatgtctttattttcgagccatagataataaatcggttaccTTCTGTGGCGAGGCGTCATCgttgtaaattgaaataaataaatgtgttgttaaaaGACAGAGCTAGACATTGGGTATGATTTTTGTTgcttgtattaatttaaatcatttgttcgttccaacacatttggtacttattttcattcttagttagtttgagatattttggaacaattgtttctttattctggaaatttttactttttgatttttgtttgtacctatggatttatctattcctatGAATATGGAAGACTTCAAGCAGGATTCATCAACTGCACTACAGAAATTTTGAAGATGTCGCTTTTTTTCGCCTTCGCTTGCACTAGTATACTACAATATTTTTCAGTCGATACTAGCGCTGTCGAAGGCGACAACACAGACATGGAAAAAATTGTATCCCATGCTTTAAtacctatgtaggtcaactgaagtgcGAGATACAAATTTTTCATATCTTGGGTTTTTCGCCTTCACGAACACTAATATCGTATTCTTCAGCTGATCTACACAGGTCAGCTGAAGGACGGGACACAAATTTTGCTGTTTTAGGTTTTTCGCTGCCGCTAGTACTACTATGGTAATTTTCAGTCGATACAattagtatcgaagatgaacaaaaaatttgtatccaatacttcaattgacctatataggcagtatgggatacaaattttatgtatgtcGCTTTTTTTCGCCTTAACATAGTTCAACTAAGGTACAGAATTCCAACATTACATGTGTCGATTTTTTATAGACCAACTGAAGTTCGAGACACAACTCATATATGTCAACTGATGTATTCCACACTAATGTTACTTCTGTtccttttttgttacttttttgctCTAGTATCCCAGTCATCAATTGAGCTATATAGATTAACTGAAGAATATGATACTAGGACTGAAAGAAGCGATATACTTAACattatgttcgaaatatgaatgCATGTATATGATATTGTCTACCATCAGTATTCTCtgtcctgcattcctttgtttctcaacactcGTCTTTGGTACTAAATCTGTGCAATACATCATCTCTGGTAAATTCTAATGTCACTGGTAATTGCCAatgggttgtatcccattcttcagtaatcccACTGGGCCGTGCTCTAGTGAAGTCTGGTAGTATTATTTCCCAGATGAGTGTTGCCACAATAAGTCAATCTCGCGAGAACAATTACAGTCACTTTATTATGATATGTTTCATGTTTACAgtcttgttttcaaactgattaaaattTAATAACGTTTTTACCTGTTATCCTGAGACTCAGTTGCTCATTTGTAACCTAGTTGGTAAATGATTGCAGTCTCtcataaacaaacaaaatattgtaCTGGGTTCACAAAGGTAATATTTTTGGAGGTCATTTTCGTCTTTATAAAGAAAACGgtacagtcccttttttggcttctatTTCCTGCATTGCTgcaattttagctgggacgcaaatatgttctgaatattcttgacactgtctttctaatttaaaaagtaatttttttgcagtttcttgaagtgaggtgtgctggatcaacccttatcccacttattcttataacattttagcggtttctgtgggcagagaagacggactacaaagtttaagtagtcttgttggctgTTGGTGCGGTGTGTAGTCATTTGTgtgaaattttctgtaatttccacACGCAAATGCACagtttgttccaacataaaataaaaataacctttcctcgaagcaAAAAAGCTtgattaagaagtttaatataaaatttgcaatgccacatactattcgattgcacagagtgggaactttgatatcgtgcagcacaataaataagacAAAGGAAAaatagtttcttcttcttttttcgccaaaaaaagtaactatgtgtataaataaataaaatttttaaactgttgtgaagtgtatttcacatattattagatattctgtttatgttatttttgtttaaacatgtgtttaaaaatgtaaaacattcccagtatcaacatgttttgttacatgggtttcattaaatcaaagctcagatattgaagaccacagaggtttcacattaattacagtaatggagggttgacttgatacttccccttcatttctacaagaaatttaagtagagttgggttttacatactgaggcccacatgTTACagcatttaagaaactgctgattagtttatcacagctttccaGGGGTCCCAGTATTTTAATGGGTAAagtatggtagggttaagtagatgCTGACAACATTCTCAGAATAATAACAttccaaacattgtattgtagattgccatcctgacagcttacttcaaaatattttgaacaatcaggaAGTTGATACCAGACAGAAATCCAGTGTTAAATtcccattcagtcaccaagtaaacttcgtatatttccaagcttgtactgtcgaatttcgttcttaaggcttaatTATACTAACAAGTTGTTTAACAACGTTAAAAACTTTTGTCGTTTGTAAGCACAGTAAAAGTTTAAAattagtacagagcaaaaaatggcgCTCTCCCTTAAGGTGCCACCCCTAGGCCCGGGACTAGTGgtcctatatgtaaatccgccactgcttCCAAGTAGTACTACGTGTTTACAAGGTAATAATGTACTATTTAAAAGTAAGCTACATGAGTTCTTGCTtgaaaaagtttctattctctagaAGAATTCTATAGCAGAGGCAGCTGAGGGTATTTACCATGTATTATTGTGTattcctgattcaatatatctttGTGCTTTAGTTAGGGTAATTGGTGATCTGTAAGTCAAGAAAATGGTTACTTTTACTCTGTAAAAAATTGTTTAGTTAAGCTCTGAAAATTGTATCTTAACCTCTGTGGGTGTAATTAGAACTTACTAATtgtattactttattattattttcaatttgtaGTCTTAATCTTTGTTTATTGTCTGGATAGAAGCAAATGCAATAATCAATTCAATATTTTGACTCATTCCACACCGATGCATTACCACGAAAAAAATGGATCTGTGGAATATATGTTGCAATAACTAAATAAACTAAATGTAGAATTGAAGTGTACCTACCATTTTCAGATGTTCTGTGAACATATCATCAGCATGAATACGATTTAGCAGATATGTTAGTGGCATTATGACTGCAAAGGCTAAGTATTTAATAATACTGTTACTAACTCCATAGTAATCATCCATTTTTCGGCTTTTAAGTTTCTTTATAGCTTTAATGATATTACTTGAGATGATTTTTGACCAAAGTAATTTTTTGTTTGCTAGTTTTGTTGCATAAGCAGAGACACTGCAGCTGAACAGTTAATAGAATTATTTGTAGTAAATGAAGAATGGTAGCTGGCACAGTTTATAAATTATTCATTATGGGTATTGCAATCGGTTGGGTCTGTGGTTTCCCCTTTGCCCATATTGATCTCACTCTTCATAATATTCCAAGCTGCTTGACAATTTTTTTTAGAGACTGTGATATATTCATATTAACTTTACATTTAActgattttgtttcatatttttacaaCTTCTTAAGGGTCAGTTGTGTTGCCCGGCTTCCTCATTTTACCACTACTATTTTTGTGCATAATTGGCATTATCTTTATTTGGTCAAGTTTTTCAGCCACGTGTTAGAGTGCTAAGGTTTCTGTCTTTTGCTGGGGGGAGGGGGCATTTTTTTTTGTGACATGCGAGCAGTGCCTATCTATTGAATTTGTAATAATAGACAAAAACATAGAGAAACATTCATCAAGATTTTTTTATATTATGCAGTATATTAGGCCAGTCTTCTACCTTTAGTTCATGTTTCAATTGCTCACTATTGCTCTCAATTAATATTCTGTCTGTGACTAACAGTTTAGTACTTTCATACTTCATACTGGTTGTTCTGACCTATATCCAATCGTGATCAGATAAGTCCAACTTAATCACACCATACCCTAGTGCTTTTAAACAGTTAAACATTTTACTTAAATTTTTTAGACTTTCTGTTATGTCTGTGTTAAAGttttgtgcaaaactttttttgcatttttggGTTTAGTGAAATGTTTGATTAACGGTTTCAGTTTATTTATAAGAATTTCCtcaccccatgctggtgtacagtgaaca
This genomic stretch from Schistocerca cancellata isolate TAMUIC-IGC-003103 chromosome 2, iqSchCanc2.1, whole genome shotgun sequence harbors:
- the LOC126161906 gene encoding probable NADH dehydrogenase [ubiquinone] 1 alpha subcomplex subunit 12 — translated: MQKYLALDKIARLFEIIKVNGGIRGTLYKLYRMDDAKVGTLIGEDKYGNKYYENKMYFYGRNRWVEYADNVGVDYDGSQVPAEWFGWLHYKTDLPPSRDPHRPKYPWMLDHTENKSGTEGAYMPYSTTVPKIQAWVPPKPSR